One genomic segment of Intestinimonas butyriciproducens includes these proteins:
- a CDS encoding S-layer homology domain-containing protein, whose translation MKQRWRRPVSLALAWVLALSLSTGAWAAVSDERLADTVTDTAAYMYRTVKDPQVGSIGGEWAVLGLARSGYEVPEEYYQKYYATVESYVKACDGVLHDKKYTEYSRLIVALSSIGKDARDVAGYDLTKPLGDYGKTIWQGLNGPIWALIALDSKDYPMPENPEAATQATRQMYIDRILDCQLPDGGWSLFGGTAAASSGDGVSDPDITGMALQALAKYQDQAAVAKATEEALACMSKQQDASAGYASWGTTNSESCVQMIVALCELGIPLDDSRFVKNGKTMLDNLMTFYLPGNGFLHTADGSGSNQMASEQAFYGLIAAQRARDGRNSLYRMGDSLTVTGELAGAKPGEGLEGKDPAVTYMPIVDREATFPDITGVNAHKNQPAIESLASRGVISGKSDGNFDPDGDMTRAEFAAIVVKALGLAPAAADRFTDVPADAWYAGYVGTASTYGIVTGTGDGSAFRPDGTISRQEAAVMVARAAKLCGMDTALDTGAIRDILAQFTDYVTTSEWAREGLAFCYQEDILDQSALEIRPTAAIKRCEIAQMLFNLLGSANLL comes from the coding sequence ATGAAACAGAGATGGAGACGGCCGGTATCGCTGGCGCTGGCATGGGTACTGGCGCTGAGCCTGAGTACCGGAGCGTGGGCGGCGGTGTCGGACGAGAGGCTGGCCGACACCGTTACGGACACAGCGGCGTACATGTACCGCACGGTGAAGGATCCCCAGGTGGGGTCCATCGGCGGCGAGTGGGCGGTGCTGGGCCTGGCGCGGAGCGGGTATGAGGTGCCTGAGGAGTACTATCAGAAATACTACGCCACGGTGGAGAGCTATGTGAAGGCCTGTGACGGGGTGCTCCACGACAAGAAATACACGGAATATTCGCGTCTCATTGTGGCGCTCTCGTCCATCGGAAAGGACGCGCGGGACGTGGCGGGGTACGACCTGACCAAACCCCTGGGCGACTACGGCAAGACGATTTGGCAGGGGCTCAACGGCCCGATCTGGGCGCTCATCGCGCTGGATTCAAAGGACTACCCCATGCCGGAAAATCCCGAAGCGGCGACGCAGGCGACGCGGCAGATGTATATCGACCGCATCCTGGACTGCCAGCTCCCGGACGGCGGATGGAGCCTGTTCGGGGGCACGGCGGCGGCGTCCTCGGGGGACGGGGTGTCGGACCCCGACATCACGGGGATGGCGCTCCAGGCGCTGGCAAAGTACCAGGACCAGGCGGCGGTGGCAAAGGCCACAGAGGAGGCCCTGGCGTGCATGTCGAAGCAGCAGGACGCGAGCGCGGGCTATGCGTCCTGGGGGACGACCAATTCGGAGAGCTGTGTACAGATGATCGTGGCGCTGTGCGAGCTGGGGATCCCGCTGGACGACAGCCGGTTCGTGAAAAACGGAAAGACCATGCTGGACAATCTGATGACCTTCTATCTGCCCGGGAACGGTTTCCTGCACACGGCGGACGGGTCGGGCTCGAACCAGATGGCCTCAGAGCAGGCATTCTATGGCCTGATCGCAGCCCAGAGGGCCCGGGACGGGCGGAACAGCCTCTACCGGATGGGAGATTCCCTGACGGTGACGGGTGAGCTGGCCGGGGCCAAGCCGGGGGAGGGACTGGAGGGGAAGGACCCCGCGGTCACGTATATGCCCATCGTGGACCGTGAGGCCACCTTCCCGGACATCACCGGCGTGAACGCCCACAAAAACCAGCCCGCCATCGAGTCCCTGGCTTCCCGCGGGGTTATCAGCGGGAAAAGCGACGGGAACTTCGACCCGGACGGGGACATGACCCGGGCGGAATTCGCCGCCATCGTGGTGAAGGCTCTGGGTCTGGCGCCGGCGGCGGCGGACCGGTTCACCGACGTGCCCGCGGACGCGTGGTACGCGGGATATGTGGGCACGGCCAGCACGTACGGCATCGTGACCGGCACGGGAGACGGGAGCGCCTTCCGGCCCGACGGGACCATCAGCCGCCAGGAGGCGGCGGTGATGGTGGCCCGGGCGGCCAAACTCTGCGGGATGGACACGGCCCTGGACACCGGCGCCATTCGGGACATCCTGGCTCAGTTTACCGACTATGTGACCACGTCGGAATGGGCCCGGGAGGGGCTGGCCTTCTGTTACCAGGAGGACATCCTGGACCAGTCGGCTCTGGAGATCCGACCCACTGCGGCCATCAAGCGCTGCGAAATCGCCCAGATGCTGTTCAACCTGCTGGGCAGCGCCAATCTGCTGTAA
- a CDS encoding sensor histidine kinase has protein sequence MLSGLALKPAEEAWEQQRRFVADASHERKTPLTVILTNTGILLAHSGDTIAQQQKWVEYIRDEAQRMRALVEDLLFLAKSDAGKETSPVTAPVDVSELTWSALLPFEPVAFEQGVEMESEIADQLTVQGNADQLRRLVAILLDNAVKYAGNGGRVKLVLSRPERGGVCLTVHNTGPAIPPEHLPHLFERFYRADDSRARTSGGYGLGLAIAKRIVDGHGGSITVSSREDASTDFTVRLPHSQ, from the coding sequence ATGCTCTCCGGACTGGCCCTCAAGCCGGCGGAGGAGGCGTGGGAGCAGCAGCGCCGCTTTGTGGCGGACGCCTCTCATGAGCGCAAGACTCCACTCACCGTCATACTCACCAATACCGGCATCCTCCTCGCCCACAGCGGGGACACCATCGCACAGCAGCAGAAATGGGTGGAGTATATCCGGGACGAGGCGCAGCGGATGCGCGCCCTGGTGGAGGACCTCCTCTTCTTGGCCAAGAGCGACGCCGGAAAGGAGACTTCTCCGGTCACCGCGCCTGTGGATGTTTCAGAGCTCACCTGGAGCGCGCTGCTTCCCTTTGAGCCGGTGGCCTTCGAGCAGGGCGTGGAGATGGAGAGCGAGATCGCCGACCAGCTCACTGTCCAGGGCAATGCCGACCAGCTCCGCCGGCTGGTGGCCATTCTGCTGGACAACGCTGTAAAATATGCCGGAAACGGCGGCCGGGTCAAGCTCGTCCTCTCACGCCCGGAGCGTGGCGGCGTCTGCCTGACGGTCCACAATACCGGACCGGCTATCCCGCCGGAGCATCTGCCCCACCTGTTTGAACGGTTTTACCGCGCCGATGACTCCAGGGCCAGGACTTCCGGCGGTTATGGCCTCGGCCTCGCCATCGCAAAGCGCATCGTGGACGGGCACGGCGGCTCCATCACCGTGTCCAGCAGGGAGGACGCCAGCACGGACTTCACGGTGAGGCTGCCGCATAGTCAATAG
- a CDS encoding energy-coupling factor transporter transmembrane component T → MFFMHPVCLGISLVSALIYAVYLGGRRAVRFQLCGLLPMLLLAAVVNPAFNHEGATLLTYLPSGNPLTLESMAYGLAAAAMLCAVIEWFSCYTAVMTSDKFVYLFGRIIPALSLVLSMTLRFVPKFKAQIHTVSEAQRCVGRDVSDGSVLQRLRHGITILSIIVTWCLENAIETADSMKSRGYGLPGRSAFSIYRFDDRDRAALGWLSFCGLYLLSGALAGGLYWRYFPTIKGVPPGPFPISFLLVYLALCLTPVGLNVREDRVWARLKREGGTANA, encoded by the coding sequence ATGTTCTTTATGCACCCGGTCTGCCTGGGGATCTCACTGGTGTCGGCCCTGATCTACGCCGTCTATCTGGGCGGTCGGAGGGCGGTGCGGTTCCAGCTGTGTGGCCTGCTGCCCATGCTGCTGCTGGCGGCGGTGGTGAACCCGGCGTTCAACCACGAGGGCGCGACGCTGCTGACCTACCTGCCTTCGGGAAATCCGCTGACCCTGGAGAGCATGGCATACGGCCTTGCAGCGGCGGCCATGCTGTGCGCGGTGATCGAGTGGTTTTCCTGTTATACGGCGGTGATGACGTCGGATAAATTCGTCTACCTCTTCGGCCGGATCATCCCGGCCCTCTCCCTGGTGCTGAGTATGACGCTGCGCTTCGTACCGAAGTTCAAGGCCCAGATCCACACGGTGAGCGAGGCACAGCGGTGCGTGGGGCGGGACGTGTCGGACGGAAGCGTGCTACAGCGGCTGCGCCACGGGATCACAATCCTCTCCATCATAGTGACATGGTGCCTGGAGAACGCCATCGAGACGGCGGACAGCATGAAGAGCCGCGGCTACGGCCTGCCGGGGCGCAGCGCCTTTTCCATCTACCGGTTTGATGACCGGGACCGCGCGGCGCTGGGGTGGCTGTCCTTCTGCGGGCTCTATCTCCTGTCCGGCGCCCTGGCCGGAGGGCTCTACTGGCGGTACTTCCCGACGATCAAGGGCGTGCCGCCCGGGCCCTTTCCCATCAGCTTCCTGCTGGTATATCTGGCCCTGTGCCTGACGCCGGTCGGCCTGAATGTCCGTGAAGACCGGGTGTGGGCGCGGCTGAAAAGGGAAGGGGGAACGGCCAATGCGTGA
- a CDS encoding DUF4430 domain-containing protein, translated as MKLTRGKVVGVLAVLVILAAAFWYGGGAPGLQGWTVEKTTPPPVSLETAGSTPQTTPLPSASLVPAASALPAPTENPAAQEETEPAATPAPTSGIESRPGGLEGGFTAEEKIAAAQAIAGGSSPGVEKGDAAYSEAHGMVLDPNTGKDKYLTDPVPEGKPLPVEPQDASISDTAYTCTLSISCATILDNMDWLDPEKVELVPEDGWILEPTTVTFYEGESVFNVLQRTCKQKGIHMEFENTPMYNSAYIEGIHNLYEFDCGELSGWMYKVNEWFPNYGCSRYQLKDGDVICWEYTCDLGVDVGGFYSTGG; from the coding sequence GTGAAGCTGACCAGGGGAAAGGTCGTCGGCGTACTGGCGGTGCTGGTCATCCTGGCGGCGGCGTTCTGGTATGGCGGCGGTGCGCCGGGGTTGCAGGGGTGGACGGTGGAGAAAACCACCCCGCCCCCCGTTTCTCTGGAGACGGCCGGCTCCACACCCCAGACCACGCCTTTACCGTCTGCAAGTCTGGTGCCCGCCGCCTCGGCACTCCCCGCTCCAACGGAGAACCCCGCGGCGCAGGAGGAGACGGAGCCGGCGGCCACCCCCGCGCCCACCTCCGGGATCGAGTCCCGGCCCGGAGGACTGGAAGGGGGATTCACCGCAGAGGAGAAGATCGCCGCTGCCCAGGCCATCGCGGGAGGCTCCTCCCCCGGTGTGGAGAAGGGGGACGCTGCGTACTCCGAGGCCCATGGCATGGTCCTGGACCCCAACACGGGCAAGGACAAATATCTCACAGACCCGGTGCCGGAGGGAAAGCCGCTGCCCGTAGAGCCCCAGGACGCCTCCATCTCAGATACGGCCTATACCTGCACACTGTCCATCTCCTGCGCCACGATCCTGGACAACATGGACTGGCTGGACCCTGAAAAGGTGGAGCTGGTGCCGGAGGACGGCTGGATCCTGGAGCCCACCACCGTCACCTTCTACGAGGGGGAGAGCGTGTTCAACGTCCTCCAGCGGACCTGTAAGCAGAAGGGCATCCATATGGAGTTTGAGAACACGCCCATGTACAACTCCGCGTACATCGAGGGCATCCACAATCTCTATGAGTTCGACTGCGGGGAGCTGTCGGGGTGGATGTACAAGGTAAATGAATGGTTCCCCAACTACGGCTGTTCCCGCTACCAGCTCAAGGACGGGGACGTGATCTGCTGGGAGTACACCTGTGACCTGGGTGTGGACGTGGGGGGCTTCTACTCCACTGGAGGCTGA